ACCGCTGGAACCGGCGCCGGATGTATCTCGGCGGTGCGGTCGCGGCGGCGGCATGGCCGTTCGTGTTCTTCCCCATGGCGGACAGCGGTTCCTGGGGGCTGTTGGTGCTGGGCGTGGTGGTGGCGCTGGCGATCCACTCCCTGCTGTACGGGCCGCAGGCCGCTTTCGTCGCCGAGCAGTTCACCCCGCGGTTGCGCTACACCGGCTCCTCACTGGCCTACACGCTCGCCGGGGTGATCGGCGGGGCCGTGGCGCCGCTGCTGTTCACCGCGCTGCTGGGCTCGTTCGGCAGCTGGCTGCCGCTGGCGCTGTACCTGGCCGGTACCGCCGTGGTCACCATCGTGGGCGTGCTGCTGGGGCGGGATCCGGCGCACGATGAGGACGAGGAGTACACCCGCCTGGCGAAGGGCGCCGGGCCGGCGCCGGGGAGGATGGTGCGGGAAGCACCGGGCCGTTGAGGCGGCCGCCCGGCACCGGGCCCCGAAGGTACCGATCGGCACGAGAGAAGAGAGATCCGCATGCGCATCGCGCTGTGCCAGATGACGGCATCGACCGATCCGAAGGAGAACCTCGCGTACGTCCAGGACCAGGTCCGTCGCGCGGCGCGCGAGGGGGCCCGGCTGACGGTCCTTCCCGAGGCGGCCATGGTGCGGTTCGGGGTGCCGCTCGCGCCGGTGGCCGAGCCGCTGGACGGGCCGTGGGCCGAGGGGGTACGAGCGGTTGCCCGGGAGACGGGGGTGACCGTGGTGGCGGGCATGTTCACCCCCGCGTCCGACGGGCGGGTCGCCAACACCCTGCTGGCCACCGGCCCCGATGTCGAGGAGTCCTACGACAAGATCCATCTGTATGACGCCTTCGGCTTCCGGGAGTCCGACACCGTCGCCCCGGGCAACCGGGTGGTCACCATCGATGTCGACGGCGTCCGGGTGGGCCTGGCCACGTGCTACGACCTGCGGTTCCCCGAGCTCTTCCGGGCGCATGCGGACGCAGGGGCGACGGTGTCGTTGCTGCCCGCTTCCTGGGCCGCGGGTCCGGGCAAGCGCGCGCAGTGGGATCTGCTGGTGCGGGCGCGCGCCCTGGACGCGACGGTCTGGCTCGCGGCCGTCGACCAGGCCGCCCCGGACCCGCAGGTCGATCCGGAGGCTCCCGCCGCGGCACCGAACGGCGTCGGGCACACGGCGCTGATCGGCCCCGACGGGACCGTCCGCGCCCAGCTGGGCAGCGCTCCGGATCTGCTGCTCGGGGACGTGGACACCGAGGAGACCACCCGGGTCCGGCGGGCCGTGGCGGTGCTGGACAACCGGCAGCTGTAGGCGCCGGCCGACGGGGTCAAGCGGCCAGCAGGATGCGCTGGGTCGCCTGGATGTGGCTGTCGATGGCCGCACAGGCGGCCTTGGCATCCCCGGCCACCAAGCCGTCGAGGATCCGGCGGTGTTCGGCGAGCACATCGTCCTGGCGGTTGCCCGAGCGGTAGAGGGCGAGGACGCCGGCCCGGATCTGGCGGCTGCGCAGGGCGTCGTACTGGCGGCTCATCAGCGTGTTGCCGACGGCGGCGACGAGGGTGGCGTGGAAACGGTGGTCGGCGGCGATGAACTCCTTGGTGGAGTCCTCGCCCCGCAGGGTGTCCTGGTGGGCCAGGATGTCCGCCATCTCGTCGACGGGTGCGGTGCCCCGCTCGGTCGTCCGCTCCGCGGCGAAGCGCTCGATCAGGCCGCGCATCTCCATCAGCTCCCGGATCTCGCGGCCGGACAGCGGGGCGATATGCGCCCCGCGCTTGGGGACCAGCCGCACCAGATCCTCGGCGGCGAGCAGCAGCAGGGCCTCGCGGATCGGGGTGCGGGAGACGCCGATCCGGTCCGCGATCTCCTGCTCGGACAGGAACCGGTCCTGCATCTCCGGGTCGGTCAGCACGCTGTCCTTGAGATACGCGTAGGCCTTCTCACGCCCCGACTGCATCGCCCGCTCTCCCCTGCGCCACTGGAAACTGCATACAACCCGTATGCGCAGGCTACATGGTGGGCGACCGCCGCGACGCGCGGCGCTCACCGTTCCTGACGGGCCGCCAGGTGCCGCCGGGCGCGGCCGCTGCCCCGCACCGCCGGGGCCCCGGGGGACAGCGCCGGTGGCCGACCGAACGGGACGCGGTGCGGCACACCGGAACCACTCACACGTCGGTACGGATCACCACCTCCAGGGTGCGCGGGCCGTGCACGCCCTCCACCCGCTCCAGCTCGATGTCGGAGGTGGCCGAGGGGCCGCTGATCAGTGTGGTCGGGTGCTCCGGCACGAGCCGCGCCAGCGCCTCCGGCACACCGGTCCGTACCGACGACAGGTCGACGACACACACATGCAGGTCGGGGACGAGCGTCAGCGCGCGCCGCCCCTGGTCCGCCGCGGCGCCGTCCAGGAAGATCGTGCCGGTCTCGGCACAGCTGACGGCGGAGGCCGTCACCACCCCGTCCAGGGCGTCGAGCCGGGGCGCCGGAAGGTCCGGGGAGTCGGTGCGGAGCTCCCCGTCGTACCCGGCCAGCCAGGCCGGGTCGAGCCCCGGAGGTACGCCGATCTTCCGTGCCCCGCGCGCCCGGAGCACCTCGGCGATCACCGTCGCGGTGGCGCCGGCCGTGCAGGTGCGCACCTGCGCCTTGTAGTCGACGAGCCGGTCGGTGAAGAGGGCGAGCCGCTCCCCGTCGGGGAGGGACCGGCCGGTGCGGTAGCCGCGCGGGACGGTCACCTCGGGCCGGTCGGAGCGGGCCAGTGCGTCCTGGACGCGTCGGAGCACCGTCTCCCGTGCGGTCGTGGTCACTGCGCCTCCTGCGGATCGTCGTCGGTGTGCCGTGCGCCTTCCTCCGCCGCGGCCCGCATCGTGGCCGCGCCGTCCGCGGAGGCGAACCAGGAGCGGAAGGACTGCGGGGGCGGGGCGGGGGTGTCACGGCTGTCGCTCCAGCCCTGGAACGGCGGCGGCAGACGGGAGAACGTGCCGTCCCGTCCCGCCAGTACGCGCCCGAGCCCCGCCGTCCTCTGTGCGGCCGTGAACAGCTTCGGCCGCTTCATGACCGCGGCGGCGGCCGTCATCGCCAGCTTCTCCGCGGTCGTTTTGGACTGTTCGGTGTGCTGGTGTCGCAGCTCGACCAGCAGCGACGGAATGTCGATCTTCACCGGGCAGGCGTCGAAGCAGGCTCCGCACAGACTGGAGGCGTACGGAAGCGAGCTGTTGGGGTCGTCCTTGGCCGCGTGCATACCGGCGAGCTGCGGGGTGAGCACCGCGCCGATCGGGCCGGGGTAGGTCGATCCGTAGGCATGGCCGCCGGTCCGCTCGTACACCGGGCAGACATTGAGGCAGGCCGAGCAGCGGATGCAGTTGAGCGCCTCGCGCCCGATCGTGTCCGCGAGCGCCGCCGTCCGCCCGTTGTCGAGCAGCACGAGGTGGAACTCCTGCGGACCGTCGCCCGGCGTCACGCCCGTCCACAGCGAGGTGTACGGGTTCATCCGCTCACCGGTCGAGGAGCGCGGGAGCAGCTGGAGGAAGACTTCCAGGTCCTGAAAGCGCGGCAGTACCTTCTCGATGCCCATGACGGTGATCAGCGTCTCGGGCAGGGTCAGGCACATCCTGCCGTTGCCCTCGGACTCGACCACCGACAGCGTGCCGGTCTCGGCGATCCCGAAGTTGGCGCCGGAGACGGCCACCTCGGCCGTCATGAACTTCTCGCGCAGATAGGCACGCGCCGCGGCGGCCAGTTCGGCGGGGGCGGCGCCCAGCGCGGGGTCGACGCCGGGGATCCGGCGGAGGAAGATCTCCCGGATCTCGTCGCGGTTGCGGTGGATCGCGGGGACCAGGATGTGCGAAGGACGGTCGTCGGCGAGCTGCACGATCAGCTCGGCCAGGTCGGTTTCCAGGGCGGCGATCCCCTGGCTCGCCAGGTGCTCGTTGAGGCCGATCTCCTGGGTGGCCATCGACTTGACCTTGAGGACCTCGTCGCTGCCGGTCCGCCTGACCAGCCGGGTGACGATCTCGTTGGCCTCGACGCCGTCGCGCGCCCAGTGGACGGTGCCGCCGTGCTCGGTGACCTTCCGCTCCAACTGCTCCAGCAGTCCGGGCAGCCGGTTCATGGTGTCGGTCTTGATCGCCGAGCCTGCGTCGCGCAGCTGCTCCCAGTCGGGCAGTTCACCGGTGACGTCCAGGCGCTTGGCGCGGATGGAGTGGGTGGCCCGGCCCAGGTTGCGGCGCAGCTGCTCGTTGCCCAGCTCGTCGTGGGCGGCCTCGGGGAAGGTGCGCTCGCCCCGCAGATGGCCCGTCCCGTACGGGGAGCGCGGGGGGACTGCGGGCATACCGAGGAAGGTGCCACGCGTCGAGGGGTCGGTCGGCATCCTCATCGGGCGGCCTCCGTCAGGGCATGGGGCGCGGTGCGGGTGGACGCGAGGATCTGCGCCAAGTGCAGGGTCCGCGTACCGGACTTGATGCGTGAGAGACCGCCGCCGATGTGCATCAGACAGGACGAGTCGCCCGCGGTGCACACCTTCGCGCCGGTGCCGGCGATGTGGTCCATCTTGTCCCGCAGCATCGCGGAGGACGTAGCGGCGTTCTTGACCGCGAAGGTGCCGCCGAAGCCGCAGCAGGCGTCGGCCTCGGGGAGTTCCACCAGGTCGATGCCCTCGACGGCGCGCAGCAGCCGCAGCGGCTTCTCGCCGACCCGCAGCATCCGCAGGGAGTGGCAGGTGGGGTGGTAGGTCACCCGGTGCGGGAAGTACGCGCCGACGTCTGTCGCGTCGAGTACGTCGACGAGGAACTCGGACAGCTCGTACGTCTTGGTCTTCACGGTGGCGACCCCGGCGCGCAGCGCGGCGTCCCCGTACCGGTCGGCGACGATCTCGTGCTGATGGCGGACCGAGCCCGCACACGACCCGGACGGCATCACCACCGCCTCGATCGACGGGTCGCCGAACTGCTCGGCGAAGTTCCGCACCAGCGGCACCGGCTCCCGCTGATAGCCGGTGTTGACGTGCATCTGGCCACAGCAGGTCTGCTGCGGCGGGAACACCACGTCATGCCCCAGACGGGCCAGCAGGACCGCGGTGGATTTCACCGCCTCCGGGAAGAGCGTGTCTCCCAGGCAGGTGGCGAAGAGCGCGATGCGCATGGAGCCTCCCTCACTTATGGTCCGACCATACTTGTTTCGGACCGAGGAAGAAAAGTGCGGGCGAAGTTTGGTCCGACCTTATTGACATGCGACATCTTCAATGGGCTACTGAGGGCGATTCTCAGCCACCGGGCGCGCCGCTCCCGCCGGGGACGGGACGTTCCGACAGGCCGGACGGCGCGCAGAACTCGATGACTCGATGAGGAGCACTCCGTGGCCACCACACCACCCGCCGCCCTGGCGGCCTACACCCCCGACGTGGCCGCCGTCGGGGACAGCCTCACGGCCACCGCGCTACTGGGTCTGGTCCCCCTGGCGACCTTCTTCGTGCTGCTGATGGCGGCCCGGCGCCCCGCGCTGCACTCCGCCCTCGGCGCCCTGCTGGTCGCGCTGCTGGTCGCGGTCCTCGGCTACGGGATGCCTCTCCAGCTCGGCGCTCTCTCCGCCACCCAGGGTCTGGCCTTCGGCCTCTTCCCGGTGATGCTGATCGTCGTGTCGGCGATCTGGTTCTACGAACTCACCGTGGCCAGCAACCGCTTCGAGGATCTGCGCCGCTCCTTCAACTCCGTCGGCCGCGGTGATCTGCGCATCCAGGCCATGCTCATCGCGTTCTGCTTCGGCGGACTCCTCGAGGCCCTCGCCGGGTTCGGCGCCCCCGTCGCGATCACCGCCGCCATGCTGATGGCGCTCGGGCTGCCGCGGCTCACCTCGGCCGTGACCGTCCTGGTCGCCAACACCGCACCCGTCGCCTTCGGCGCCATGGCCATCCCCATCACCACCGCGGGCACCCTCACCGGCATACCGGCCGAGGACCTCGCCGGCGTCATCGGCCGTCAGAGCCCGCTGCTCGCCCTCTTCGTCCCGCAGCTCCTGCTCTTCCTCGTCGACGGGCGGCGCGGGCTGCGGCAGCTGTGGCCCATCGCCCTGGTCACCGGATCCGTGTTCGCCCTCGCCCAATTCTGGTGCTCGGCCCACTTCGCGTACGAGCTCACCGATGTCGTCGCGGCGCTCGCCGGCTTCGGCGCCGCCGTGATCATGCTGCGCTTCTGGTCCCCCACGACACCGGACGACCAGCGCTCCCGGGTCGAGGCCGAACCGCTCACCGGCCGCCGCGTCTCCCTCGCCGTCCTGCCGTACATCCTGGTGATCGCGGTCTTCGCCCTCGCCAAGCTCCACCTCGGCGCACTCGACATGCCCAAGCTGCTCGGCGCCCTCACCCTCCAGCTCGACTGGCCCGGCCTGTACGGCACTCTCCTGGCCGCCGACGGCTCCCCCGCGGGCAGCGCGGTCTACAAGCTGGAGGTCCTGGGCAACCCCGGCACCCTGCTCCTCCTCTCCGGCCTCCTCGTGATGCTGATCTACAGCCGCGCAAAAGACTCCGACCGCTTCCCGATGACCGCGCGCATGGGTCTGTCCTGCGCCGGACGCACCCTGCGGAACATGCGGACCGCCATCGCCACGGTCGCCATCGTGCTGGCCCTGAGCTACGTCATGAACCAGTCGGGACAGACCCTCGCCATCGGCACCTGGCTCGCCGCCACCGGCGGGTTCTTCGCCGTGCTCTCCCCGGTGCTCGGCTGGCTCGGCACCGCCGTCACCGGCTCGGACACCTCGTCGAACGCCCTGTTCGCCACGCTCCAGCAGACCGCGGGCAAGGCGGCGGGCATCGACCCGACCCTGCTGGTGGCCGCCAACACCACCGGCGGTGTCGTCGGCAAACTCATCAGCCCGCAGAACCTGACCATCGCGGCGACCGCCGTGGAACAGCCGGGCACCGAGCGGACCCTGCTGCGGAAGGTCGCCGGATACAGCGTCGCGATGCTGGCGGTGCTGTGCGTCCTGGTCGCGCTCCAGTCGCTTCCGGTGCTGTCCTGGATGCTGCCGTAGGGGAACGGGTGGGGGGCGGCGGGGCCGCCGCCCCCCTGTACCGGTCCTGACGCGGTGACGCCTACGGGCCCGGCACTCGGCCGCCCTGCCGGCTCAGCCTTCCCGGCCTTACCGGCCTTCCGGATCTGCCTCGCCCGCCCCGCCTGCGAGCTCCGCCTGCTCCGCCTGGGGCTTCTCGTCGACCAACGTGCCGTGGAAACCACGGATATGCGCTTCGACCAGGTCGGCGGCCTTCGCGCCCTTGCCCGCACGCACCAGACGCAGCAGCTCGGTGTGCTCGGCGTTCAGCGCACCCGCCGTGGCCGCCCAGTCCTCCGCCGTCTCCAGCGCCCGCAGGATCAGCGGACGCACCGACTCCCGTACGGCCGAGGTGAGGGTGGAGGTGAGCTGATTGCCCGAGCTACGGGCGATGGCGACATGGAACCGGGTGTCCAGGTCGTTGAAATCGGCGACCCCCACCTCGGGCTCCTGCATACGCACCAGGAGTGCTTCGGCCTCGTCGAGGTCCTCCGCCGGAGCGTGTTCCGCGGCCGCCTCGAAGCTGGAACGCTCCAGCACCACCCGGGCCTCCAGCACGTCGTGCAGGCTGTAGCTCCCCAGGGCGAAGTGCAGGCGCAACAGCCGGCCCAGCGCGTCGTCCGGGTTCCGTACGATCCGCGCCCCCGCGCCCGGCCCGCGGCCCGCCTGCGCGACGAGCACGCCGATCGTCTCCAGCACCCGCAGCGCCTCGCGCAGCGCGGAGCGGCTGACGCCGAGTACCGGTGCCAGCTCGCGCTCGGGCGGCAACCGGTCCCCCGCCTTGAGCTCGCCCGCGAGCACGCGTTCCTCGATGCGCTCCAGCACGAGCTCATGTGTGCGCGACTGCCGCACAGGTCGCCATTCGGCAGACATCCACCACTCCCCGGCTCGGCCCCGTGCTCCCTTGCCAAAACTATGTCACACAGGGCGTGTGGTCGGACCATATGGCCGGGGCTCAGGGCTTTTGTTCCGCCCGGTCGGGCCTTGCCACCCCTCAGCGGCCCCTGCGGAAGAGGAACAGGTCAGGCACGTTCCCCCTCCAGGCGGTCGGTGACCCAGTGGTGGAAGGCGCCGATGTGGTGCTCGCTGGGTACCAGCACCCCGCCGGCGCGGTAGGCGCGGGAGCTCATGGCCGGCTGGGTGCGTTCACAGGCGTCGAAGTCCTGGGTGTTGACCCGGTGGAAGAGCTCGACGGACTTGGAGACATCGGCACCGGAGTCGACGACCTCGGGCAGGTACAGCCAGTCGCATTCGACGACGGTGCGGTCCGGGGCCATCGGGAACATCCGGTGGACGATCACATGGTCCGGGACGAGGTTGACGAACACCTGCGGCCGGACGGTGATCGCGTAGTAGCGGCGGTCCTGGGTGTCCTCGATGCCCGGGAGCCGGCCGAAGCCCTCGGTGCCGTCCACGGTGAATCCGGTGGCCTCCTCGGCGAAGGCCGCGCCATGGCCGACGTAGTACTGGGCGGCGAACCCGTCGGCGAACTCCGGTAGCACCTCGGTGAGTTCGGGGTGGATGGTGCCGCAGTGGTAGCACTCCATGAAGTTCTCGATGATGAGCTTCCAGTTGGCGCGCACGTCATAGGTGAGGCGCCTGCCGAGGGCGAGTCCTTCGGTGCGGTAGCGGTCGAGACAGGCGGCGTCCCCCAGTCGCTCGACGGCCGCGCCGATCACCGTGTCCTCGAAGGACGGCGGCTCGTCGGCCAGGCACACCCAGGCGTAGCCGAGCCACTCGCGCAGCGGGACGGTGACCAGGCCGCGTTCGGTGCGGTCGATGTCCGGCATCTTCTGGAGGTTGGGGGCGGCCACCAGGCGGCCGTCGAGGTCGTAGGTCCAGGCGTGATAGGGGCACTGGAGGTTGCGGCGGACCTCTCCGGACTCCTCGGTACACAGCTGCGCGCCGCGGTGCCGGCAGATGTTGAGGAAGGCGCGCAGCTCGCCGGCGCGGTTGCGGGTGATCACTACGCTCTCGCGGCCGATCCGGACCGTGCGGAAGGCGCCGGGCTTTTCCAGGTCGGCGCTGCGTACCGCGCAGAACCACAGCCGCTCGAAGATCTTCTCCTGCTCCTGGCGGAAGATGTCGGGGTCGGTGTAGTGGTGGCCGGCGAGGGTGGCGATCAGGCTCGGGGAGGTACCGGCCGTGGGGGTGGAGGCCGCGGGGGTGGCGGCCGGGGCCGGTGCGGACTCGGTGTGGGTGGTCGTCATGACGGTCTCCTCAAGCGGCCGCGGCGGCGGGCCGGCGCGGGTCGAAAAGCTCGATGGGGTGCGCGGTGGCCCCGGTCAGCGCGAGATCGGCGACGATCTCCCCGACCACGGGGACGAACTTGAAGCCGTGTCCGGAGAATCCGCAGGCGACGGTCACGGTCTCCGGGTGTGCGGGATGCCGGGTGATCACGAAGTGCTCGTCGGGGGTGTTGGAGTACATGCAGGTGGCGGCCTTGAGGAAACGGCCGGGCAGGGCGGGGATACGCGGGCTCATCTGGTCGGCCATGGCACGCACCTCGTGGTCGTGCACGGTGCGTTCGATGGTCTCCGGTGTGCAGACGGTGCCCTTGCGGAAGAAGGCGACCTTCGCGCCGCCGTCGGGGCCGTCGATCGACGGGAAGCCGTAGACCTGGACGCCCTGCGCGTCCTCCCAGATGTAGATCGGGTGCCGCTCGGGGACGAAGGGCGCGGTGCCGCCGTCGGGGGCGAACCAGTACATGACCTGCCGTTCGATGGTGAACGGCACGCCCAGGTCGGTGAGCAGCTGGGGCGCCCAGGCTCCCGGGCAGATCACCAACTGCCCCGCGGTGTAGGTGTCTTCGGGGGTGTGGACGCGGACCCCGGCGCCGCCGGGCAGCTCCTCCCAGCGGGTGACCGGCTCCTCGAAGTGCAGCTCGGCGCCGTCCTGGGTGGCGAGCCGGACATGCGCGGCGACGGTGTGCTCCGGCCGGACCAGGCCCGCCCGCGCCTCGTACAGCGCGACCTCGTCCTCGGCGGGGGTGAGGGTCGGGAAGCGGCGGCGGATCTCCTTGGGGCCGAGCATCTCGTGCGGGAGGTCCCACCGGCGGGCGGATTCCAGACTGCCGCGGACGGTGCGGCTGTCGGGGCGGCCGATCATCACCCCGCCGCAGAGGGTGGCGATCTCCCGGCCGGTTTCCCGCTCCAGCTTCTCGTACAGCTCGTAGGAGCGCAGCAGCAGCGGCACGTAGGCGGGGTCCTCGAAGTAGGACTGCCGGGTGATACGGGAACCACCGTGGCTGGAGCCGCGGTGGTGCACCGGGCCGAACTTCTCCAGACCCAGGACCCGGGCGCCGCGGGCGGCGAGATGGTGGGCGGCGGCGCTGCCCATGCCGCCGAGGCCGAGGACGATGACGTCGTAGGTGGGAGCCATGCGGTTGCTCCTTCTGCGTACGGAGGGCGGGGAGCGGATCACCGGGGGCCACGGGCCGGCCTACCTGCGGATGCGCTCCATCTGCGGGTCGAAGAGGGGCTCTCGGGCGACGGTCGCGGGGATCTTCTCACCGAAGTACTCGATGTGGACGGAGGTACCGGGGGCCGCCGCGGCGGCCGGCAGCCAGGCGTAGGCGATGCCCCGGCCGAGGGTGTAGCCGTAGGCGGCGGAGGTGACGTGGCCGGCCGGTTGACCGTCGACGTAGACCGGTTCCTTGCCGAGGACGACGGCACCGGGGTCGTCGAGGGTGAGGCAGCTGAGCTTGCGCGCCGCGGTCTCCTCGCTGTGGCCCTCCAGTGCTTCGCGGCCGAGGAAGTCGCCCTTGGCGGGGCGGACGGCGAAGCCGACACCGGCCTCGTACGGGTTGTGCTCGGTGGTCATGTCATGGCCCCAGGCGCGGTAACCCTTCTCCAGGCGGAGGCTGTTGAAGGCGCTGCGCCCGGCGGCGATCACCCCGTGCTCCCGGCCCGCCTCCCAGAGCGTGTCCCACAGCCGCAGCCCCATATCGGCGGTGGTGTACAGCTCCCAGCCGAGTTCGCCGACGTAACTGAGGCGCATCGCGGTGACCGGGACATGGCCGAGGTAGGTGTGCCTGGCCTTGAAGTAGCCGAAGGCCTGGTGGGAGAAGTCGTCGCGGGTGAGCGGCTGGACCAGGTCGCGGGCGAGCGGACCCCAGACGCCGATGCAGCAGGTGCCGGACGTGATGTCGCGGACCTGGACCCCCTCGTCCGGGGCGTGCCGCAGCAGCCAGTCGAGGTCGGATCCGCTGTTGGCGCCGACCTGGAAGCGGTCCGGGGCGAGCCGGGCCACGGTGAGGTCGGAGCGGATGCCGCCGGCCTCGTCCAGGAGCAGGGTGTACGTGACCGCGCCCGGCTTCTTGGCGAGGTTGTTGCTGGTCATCCGCTGGAGGAAGGCAAGGGCGCCGGGCCCGGTGACCTCCAGCCTGCGCAGCGGGGTCATGTCGTACAGGGCGACCTTTTCGCGGGTGGCCCTGGCCTCGGCGGCGGCGATCGGCGACCAGTAGCGCGCCGACCAGGCGTCACGCTCGGGGAGCCGGAGCCCCTCCGCGAGCGGGGCGTTGGCCTCGTACCAGTGCGGGCGCTCCCAGCCACCGCCCTCCAGGAAGTACGCGCCGAGCTCCTGCTGCCGCGGGTAGAAGGGGCCGGTGCGCAGCGGCCGCGGCTGCTCCATGGGCTGTAGCGGGTGGATGACGTCATAGACCTCGATGAAGCTCTGGGCGCCGCGGTCGGCGATATAGGCGGGCGAGCGCTGGGCGTCCTCGAAGCGGTAGAGGTCGCATTCGTGGATGTCGATCGTGGGGCGGCCGTCCGTCATCCACTCGGCCACGGCCTTGGCGACGCCCGCGGAGTGGGTGACCCAGACCGCCTCGGCCAGCCAGAATCCGCGCAGTTCACGGGACTCGCCGAGGACCGGCATCCCGTCGGGGGTGAAGGAGAAGACACCGTTGAAGCCCTCGGCCACCCGCGAGGCGCCCAGCGCGGGCAGCAGTCCGACACTGTCCTGCCAGCTCGGTGCGAAGTCGTCCTCGGTGAAGGGAAGCGAGGACGGCATGACGGGGGCCTCGTCGAAAGCGGGGAGGGTGAAGGGGTCGACGGGCATCGGACGGTGGGCGTAGGAGCCTATGCCGATGCGGTCGGTGTGTTCACGGAAGTAGAGGTCGCGGTCCTGGAAGCGCAGGATCGGCTTGCTCGCCTCCATACGGGAATCGTTGACGCCGGCGAGCTCGGGCAGCGGCTCGGTGGTCGCGTACTGGTGGGCCAGCGGGAGGAGCGGTACGTCCACCCCGGCCATCGCGCCGATCACCGGGCCCCAGAAGCCGGCGGCCGAGACGACATGGTCGGCGGGGAAGGTGCCGCGGTCGGTGACGACGCCGGTGACGCGGCCGGCCTCCCGCTCGATTCCGGTGACGGTGTGCCGCTCCAGGAAGCGGGCGCCGCGGCTCTCGGCCCGTGCGATCTGGGCGCGGCAGGCGAGCACGGCGCGGGCCAGGCCGTCGTCGGCGGTGTGGAAGCCTCCGTAGATCTGGGTCTCGTCCAGCATCGGCCAGAGGTGCTTGCACTGCTGCGGGGTGAGCAGTTCACCGCGTACGCCCCAGGAGGCCGCGAGTCCGGCCTTGCGGTGCAGGTCGGCCCAGCGGGCCTCGGTGGTGGCGACCTCCAGGCCGCCGACCGGGTTGAAGCAGGGCAGCCCGTCCACCTCCAGGGAGCCGAACTTCCGGACGGTGTAGGCGGCGAACTCGGTCATGGTCTTGGACGGGCCGGTCTGGAAAACCAGGCCGGGTGCGTGGGAGGTGGAGCCGCCGGGGGCCGGCAGCGGGCCCTGTTCGAGGACGGTGACCTCGGTCCAGCCGCGGGCGGTCAGCTCGTCGGCGAGCGAACAGCCGACGATGCCGGCACCGATGACAACCACACGGGAACTGTTTGCGGGCGTGCGGGACATGACCCTCCTCCTGCTGGTCGGGTGGCCGACTGTGGGTGACTCCGTTACAGGACCACGACGGAGCGCAGTACCCGGCCGTCGCGCATCTTGTCGAACGCGGACTCCACCTCGTCCAGGGCGATCGTCTCGGTGACGAATCCGCCGAGGTCGAGCCGTCCGCTGAGGTAGCGGTCGATGAGCACGGGGAAGTCGCGGCTGGGCAGGCAGTCGCCGTACCAGGAGGACTTCAGGGCGCCGCCGCGCGAGAAGAGGTCGATGAGCGGCAGCTCGATGCGCATGTCCGGTTCGGGGACGCCGACCTGGACCAGGGTCCCGGCGAGGTCGCGCATGTAGAACCCCTGCCGGTAGGTCTCGGGGCGGCCGACCGCGTCGATCACCACATCGGCGCCATGGCCGCCGGTGAGTCCCCGGACCGCCTCGATGGGGTCCGTACCACGGGAGTTGACGGTGTG
This Streptomyces decoyicus DNA region includes the following protein-coding sequences:
- a CDS encoding carbon-nitrogen hydrolase family protein translates to MRIALCQMTASTDPKENLAYVQDQVRRAAREGARLTVLPEAAMVRFGVPLAPVAEPLDGPWAEGVRAVARETGVTVVAGMFTPASDGRVANTLLATGPDVEESYDKIHLYDAFGFRESDTVAPGNRVVTIDVDGVRVGLATCYDLRFPELFRAHADAGATVSLLPASWAAGPGKRAQWDLLVRARALDATVWLAAVDQAAPDPQVDPEAPAAAPNGVGHTALIGPDGTVRAQLGSAPDLLLGDVDTEETTRVRRAVAVLDNRQL
- a CDS encoding GntR family transcriptional regulator, which encodes MQSGREKAYAYLKDSVLTDPEMQDRFLSEQEIADRIGVSRTPIREALLLLAAEDLVRLVPKRGAHIAPLSGREIRELMEMRGLIERFAAERTTERGTAPVDEMADILAHQDTLRGEDSTKEFIAADHRFHATLVAAVGNTLMSRQYDALRSRQIRAGVLALYRSGNRQDDVLAEHRRILDGLVAGDAKAACAAIDSHIQATQRILLAA
- a CDS encoding LutC/YkgG family protein; amino-acid sequence: MTTTARETVLRRVQDALARSDRPEVTVPRGYRTGRSLPDGERLALFTDRLVDYKAQVRTCTAGATATVIAEVLRARGARKIGVPPGLDPAWLAGYDGELRTDSPDLPAPRLDALDGVVTASAVSCAETGTIFLDGAAADQGRRALTLVPDLHVCVVDLSSVRTGVPEALARLVPEHPTTLISGPSATSDIELERVEGVHGPRTLEVVIRTDV
- a CDS encoding lactate utilization protein B, translating into MPAVPPRSPYGTGHLRGERTFPEAAHDELGNEQLRRNLGRATHSIRAKRLDVTGELPDWEQLRDAGSAIKTDTMNRLPGLLEQLERKVTEHGGTVHWARDGVEANEIVTRLVRRTGSDEVLKVKSMATQEIGLNEHLASQGIAALETDLAELIVQLADDRPSHILVPAIHRNRDEIREIFLRRIPGVDPALGAAPAELAAAARAYLREKFMTAEVAVSGANFGIAETGTLSVVESEGNGRMCLTLPETLITVMGIEKVLPRFQDLEVFLQLLPRSSTGERMNPYTSLWTGVTPGDGPQEFHLVLLDNGRTAALADTIGREALNCIRCSACLNVCPVYERTGGHAYGSTYPGPIGAVLTPQLAGMHAAKDDPNSSLPYASSLCGACFDACPVKIDIPSLLVELRHQHTEQSKTTAEKLAMTAAAAVMKRPKLFTAAQRTAGLGRVLAGRDGTFSRLPPPFQGWSDSRDTPAPPPQSFRSWFASADGAATMRAAAEEGARHTDDDPQEAQ
- a CDS encoding (Fe-S)-binding protein, with the protein product MRIALFATCLGDTLFPEAVKSTAVLLARLGHDVVFPPQQTCCGQMHVNTGYQREPVPLVRNFAEQFGDPSIEAVVMPSGSCAGSVRHQHEIVADRYGDAALRAGVATVKTKTYELSEFLVDVLDATDVGAYFPHRVTYHPTCHSLRMLRVGEKPLRLLRAVEGIDLVELPEADACCGFGGTFAVKNAATSSAMLRDKMDHIAGTGAKVCTAGDSSCLMHIGGGLSRIKSGTRTLHLAQILASTRTAPHALTEAAR
- a CDS encoding L-lactate permease, with product MATTPPAALAAYTPDVAAVGDSLTATALLGLVPLATFFVLLMAARRPALHSALGALLVALLVAVLGYGMPLQLGALSATQGLAFGLFPVMLIVVSAIWFYELTVASNRFEDLRRSFNSVGRGDLRIQAMLIAFCFGGLLEALAGFGAPVAITAAMLMALGLPRLTSAVTVLVANTAPVAFGAMAIPITTAGTLTGIPAEDLAGVIGRQSPLLALFVPQLLLFLVDGRRGLRQLWPIALVTGSVFALAQFWCSAHFAYELTDVVAALAGFGAAVIMLRFWSPTTPDDQRSRVEAEPLTGRRVSLAVLPYILVIAVFALAKLHLGALDMPKLLGALTLQLDWPGLYGTLLAADGSPAGSAVYKLEVLGNPGTLLLLSGLLVMLIYSRAKDSDRFPMTARMGLSCAGRTLRNMRTAIATVAIVLALSYVMNQSGQTLAIGTWLAATGGFFAVLSPVLGWLGTAVTGSDTSSNALFATLQQTAGKAAGIDPTLLVAANTTGGVVGKLISPQNLTIAATAVEQPGTERTLLRKVAGYSVAMLAVLCVLVALQSLPVLSWMLP
- a CDS encoding FadR/GntR family transcriptional regulator — its product is MSAEWRPVRQSRTHELVLERIEERVLAGELKAGDRLPPERELAPVLGVSRSALREALRVLETIGVLVAQAGRGPGAGARIVRNPDDALGRLLRLHFALGSYSLHDVLEARVVLERSSFEAAAEHAPAEDLDEAEALLVRMQEPEVGVADFNDLDTRFHVAIARSSGNQLTSTLTSAVRESVRPLILRALETAEDWAATAGALNAEHTELLRLVRAGKGAKAADLVEAHIRGFHGTLVDEKPQAEQAELAGGAGEADPEGR